One segment of Brassica napus cultivar Da-Ae chromosome C3, Da-Ae, whole genome shotgun sequence DNA contains the following:
- the LOC106409849 gene encoding transmembrane protein 53, whose translation MGSLSGIIQRPLVAAAAVIAASVSADVSEKFSSLRSLVRGSESDQIAASVSGSVHDERSLWVSQISDSKLKDLTFVSRIRLPVPNVDLLLAPNPSCKLAPSVTSLPALRSAYQSAELAKASKPAAFTIGASLVAPDVSYKWHLPETSALDLSGSSSCALEKNRTVVVLLGWLGSKQKHLKKYADWYTSRGYHVITFTLPMNEIMSYKVGGKAEKNVESLVNHLADWLDEEEQQQKNLVFHTFSNTGWLTYGAILEKFQKQDSSLMGRVKGCIVDSAPVAAADPTVWASGFSAALLKKNSVATRGSASSSCESNIGGVNFSEPKPAVTETALLLILEKFFGVILNLPKVNRRLADVVETLSSSQPRCPQLYIYSSADRVIPAGQVESFIVEQRKAGHEVRACNFISSPHVDHFRSNPELYTAELNHFMDNFVLASCNHSS comes from the exons ATGGGTTCTCTGTCTGGCATTATTCAACGGCCACTTGTTGCCGCTGCTGCTGTTATCGCCGCTTCTGTGTCCGCAGATGTCTCTGAGAAGTTCTCTTCTCTTAGATCACTAGTTCGAGGTTCTGAATCGGATCAGATTGCTGCTTCAGTGTCTGGTTCAGTTCATGACGAAAGGTCCTTGTGGGTTTCTCAAATCTCGGACTCCAAGCTCAAAGATTTGACTTTTGTCTCCAGGATTCGTCTTCCTGTACCAAATGTTGATCTCCTCCTAGCTCCTAATCCGAGCTGCAAGCTTGCTCCTTCTGTCACTTCTCTGCCCGCTCTTCGCAGCGCTTATCAGTCTGCAGAGTTAGCTAAGGCTTCAAAACCAGCGGCATTCACAATAGGAGCCTCTCTTGTGGCTCCTGACGTTTCATACAAATGGCATTTGCCTGAGACTAGTGCACTTGATCTGTCTGGTTCCTCGAGTTGTGCCTTGGAGAAGAATAGGACCGTTGTGGTTTTGCTTGGATGGCTTGGGTCGAAGCAAAAGCATCTGAAGAAATATGCTGATTGGTATACTTCGAGGGGTTACCATGTCATCACGTTTACTCTCCCCATGAACGAGATTATGAGCTACAAAGTTGGAGGAAAAGCTGAGAAGAACGTCGAATCGCTGGTTAACCATTTGGCTGATTGGTTGGACGAAGAGGAGCAGCAACAGAAGAATCTCGTGTTTCACACCTTCAGCAACACAGGATGGTTAAC ATATGGAGCCATTTTGGAAAAGTTTCAGAAGCAAGATTCATCATTGATGGGAAGGGTTAAAGGTTGCATAGTGGACTCAGCTCCTGTTGCTGCTGCTGATCCTACT GTATGGGCATCAGGGTTCTCAGCCGCCCTCTTGAAGAAAAACAGTGTAGCCACTAGAGGATCTGCAAGCTCATCATGTGAGTCAAACATTGGAGGTGTTAACTTCTCGGAGCCTAAGCCTGCTGTAACAGAAACAGCTTTGCTTTTGATTCTTGAGAAGTTCTTCGGAGTGATTCTTAACCTTCCCAAAGTAAACAG GAGACTCGCAGATGTTGTAGAGACATTATCATCATCACAACCAAGATGTCCACAGCTATACATTTACAGCTCTGCAGATAGAGTAATACCAGCGGGGCAAGTTGAATCATTCATTGTAGAGCAGAGGAAAGCAGGGCACGAGGTCCGTGCCTGCAACTTCATATCTTCCCCTCATGTAGACCATTTCAGGAGTAACCCGGAACTCTATACAGCTGAGCTCAACCATTTCATGGACAACTTTGTCCTTGCTTCCTGCAATCATTCTTCATAG
- the LOC111204553 gene encoding phytochrome-associated serine/threonine-protein phosphatase 3-like, whose protein sequence is MDLDQWISKVKDGQHLSEDELQRLCEYVKEILIEESNVQPVNSPVTVCGDIHGQFHDLMKLFQTGGHVPDTNYIFMGDFVDRGYNSLEVFTILLLLKARHPANITLLRGNHESRQLTQVYGFYDECQRKYGNANAWRYCTDVFDYLTISAIIDSTVLCVHGGLSPDVRTIDQIRLVDRNCEIPHEGPFCDLMWSDPEDIETWAVSPRGAGWLFGSRVTTEFNHINKLDLVCRAHQLVQEGLKYMFQDKGLVTVWSAPNYCYRCGNVASILIFDENMERDVKYFNETEENNQMRGPRTGVPYFL, encoded by the exons ATGGATTTGGATCAATGGATTTCGAAGGTTAAAGACGGTCAGCATCTCTCCGAGGACGAGCTTCAGCGTCTCTGCGAATAC GTGAAAGAGATTCTGATTGAGGAGTCAAACGTGCAGCCTGTCAACAGTCCAGTCACCGTCTGTGGTGACATCCATGGCCAGTTTCATGATCTCATGAAGCTTTTTCAGACCGGTGGTCATGTTCCCGACACCAACTACATATTTatg GGGGACTTTGTGGATAGAGGTTACAACAGCCTTGAAGTCTTCACTATTCTCTTGCTTCTTAAAGCTAG ACATCCAGCCAATATTACACTTCTGCGTGGAAATCATGAAAGTAGACAGCTAACGCAG GTTTATGGTTTCTATGACGAATGTCAAAGGAAGTATGGTAACGCTAATGCATGGCGATATTGCACAGATGTTTTTGACTATCTTACCATATCAGCTATTATTGATAGCACT GTTCTTTGTGTTCATGGTGGCCTTTCCCCGGATGTGCGGACAATTGATCAG ATAAGACTGGTCGATCGAAATTGTGAAATTCCCCATGAAGGTCCCTTTTGCGATCTTATGTGGAGCGATCCTGAAGATATTGAAACATGGGCTGTTAGTCCACGTGGAGCTGGTTGGCTTTTCGGATCGAGGGTTACCACTGAG TTCAACCACATCAACAAGCTTGATCTAGTATGCCGTGCACACCAGCTGGTACAAGAAGGTCTCAAGTACATGTTCCAAGATAAAGGCCTTGTAACT GTATGGTCTGCACCTAATTACTGTTACCGGTGTGGCAATGTCGCTTCTATATTGATTTTCGATGAAAACATG GAAAGGGATGTGAAGTACTTTAACGAGACAGAAGAGAACAATCAAATGAGAGGGCCAAGGACAGGAGTTCCGTATTTCCTGTAA
- the LOC111204551 gene encoding mitochondrial import receptor subunit TOM40-1-like → MADLLPPLAAAKIDAKTKVDEKVDYSNLPCPVSYDELNREAIMSLKADTFEGLRFDFAKGLNQKFSLCHSVMMGPTEVPSQSPDTTIKIPTAHYEFGANYYDPKLMLVGRVMTDGRVNARVKADLTDRLILKATGQLTNEPHMSHAMFNFDYMGSDYRAQFQLGNGALVGATYIQSVTPRLSLGGEVFWAGVPRKSGLGYAARYETDKMVATAQAASTGTIGMNYVQKISDKVSLATDFAYNYLSRDVVASLGYDYILRQSRVRGKIDSNGVASALLEERLSMGLNFLLSAELDHKKKDYKFGFGLTVG, encoded by the exons ATGGCGGATCTTCTACCACCTCTTGCGGCGGCAAAAATCGATGCGAAGACTAAAGTAGATGAGAAAGTTGATTACTCGAATCTCCCTTGCCCTGTTTCTTATGACGAACTCAACCGTGAAGCTATCA TGTCTTTAAAGGCAGACACTTTTGAGGGTTTACGCTTCGACTTTGCCAAGGGATTGAATCAAAAGTTTTCCCTTTGCCACAG tgTAATGATGGGACCAACGGAAGTTCCTTCTCAGTCACCTGACACGACGATCAAAATTCCAACAGCCCATTACGAGTTTGGTGCCAATTACTATGATCCAAAG ttGATGCTTGTTGGAAGAGTGATGACTGATGGTAGAGTAAACGCAAGAGTGAAAGCTGATCTAACTGATAGGTTGATCTTAAAGGCGACTGGTCAG CTGACAAATGAGCCTCATATGTCCCATGCAATGTTCAACTTTGATTACATG GGATCAGACTACAGGGCCCAATTTCAACTTGGGAACGGTGCTCTAGTTGGAGCAACCTATATTCAG AGTGTGACACCCCGTCTGTCTTTGGGTGGGGAAGTGTTTTGGGCTGGTGTGCCTCGGAAGTCTGGTCTCGGTTACGCTGCAAGATACGAAACTGATAAAATG GTGGCTACTGCGCAAGCTGCTAGCACTGGTACTATAGGTATGAACTATGTTCAGAAGATTTCCGATAAG GTTTCTCTAGCTACTGATTTCGCCTACAACTACTTGTCAAGAGATGTTGTGGCTAGCCTTGGGTATGACTACATTCTCAGACAG TCACGTGTGCGGGGAAAGATTGATTCCAACGGTGTTGCATCCGCTCTCTTGGAAGAGAGATTGAGTATGGGACTCAACTTTCTTCTATCTGCAGAG CTTGACCATAAGAAGAAGGACTACAAGTTTGGATTCGGTTTAACAGTCGGCTAA